In Natator depressus isolate rNatDep1 chromosome 9, rNatDep2.hap1, whole genome shotgun sequence, a single genomic region encodes these proteins:
- the XIAP gene encoding E3 ubiquitin-protein ligase XIAP, translating to MTCNSPDNSEACATPDCDHDQEMAEEYSRLRTFANFPNCCPISASTLARAGFFYTGEGDKVKCFSCHATIEGWEHGDSAIGRHRKISPKCKFVARFNFLKKDMHPVLQNCQCRVENCSGNSTLQCSFDRSSDLSADYLLRTGQVVDMSDSLYPRNPAMCSEEARLKSFHNWPAYAPLTPNELANAGLYYSGVDDQVECFCCGGKLKNWEPFDRAWSEHKRHFPRCFFVLGHDVGNVGSVLNESNFAEVGRSGLNDADHPRNPCMAEYEARIKTFVTWRYSVVKEQLAEAGFYSIGNGDHVLCFHCGGGLQEWQQNEDPWEQHAKWFPGCKYLLQEKGQEFVNSVQLTPLPRDSTIEASEKTSLLIDDDLLQNQLVQDAMRMGFSLSEIKNIMEKKLRTYGENYTSVEVLVSDIINAQKENVQEEVSSESSLPKDLSTEEKLRRLQEEKMCKICMDKDISVVFIPCGHLVACKECAEAVDKCPVCCMVITKRQKIFMY from the exons ATGACGTGTAACAGTCCAGATAACTCTGAAGCTTGTGCCACACCAGATTGTGACCATGACCAAGAGATGGCTGAAGAGTACTCCAGACTGAGGACTTTTGCCAACTTTCCAAATTGTTGTCCTATTTCTGCATCAACACTAGCACGAGCTGGCTTCTTTTATACAGGAGAGGGAGACAAAGTGAAGTGCTTCAGCTGTCATGCAACTATTGAAGGGTGGGAACATGGAGACTCAGCAATTGGAAGACACAGAAAAATTTCCCCAAAATGCAAATTTGTTGCtcgatttaattttttaaaaaaagatatgcaTCCTGTTCTCCAAAACTGTCAATGCAGAGTTGAAAACTGTTCTGGAAATTCAACCCTCCAGTGCTCTTTTGACAGATCATCTGATCTCAGTGCAGATTATCTTTTGAGAACTGGGCAGGTTGTGGACATGTCAGATAGCTTGTACCCCAGGAACCCTGCTATGTGCAGTGAAGAAGCTAGGTTAAAGTCTTTTCACAACTGGCCAGCTTATGCGCCATTAACACCAAACGAGTTAGCCAATGCTGGGCTGTATTACTCAGGTGTTGATGATCAAGTGGAGTGCTTTTGTTGTGGTGGAAAACTGAAAAACTGGGAACCTTTTGATCGAGCTTGGTCAGAACATAAGAGGCATTTTCCTAGGTGCTTTTTTGTCCTGGGCCATGATGTTGGAAATGTTGGAAGTGTCCTAAATGAATCTAATTTTGCTGAGGTTGGCAGGAGTGGCTTAAACGATGCAGATCACCCAAGAAATCCATGTATGGCAGAATATGAAGCACGGATCAAGACATTTGTGACTTGGAGATACTCGGTTGTTAAAGAGCAACTTGCTGAAGCTGGGTTCTATAGTATAG GTAATGGTGATCATGTTTTGTGCTTTCACTGTGGTGGAGGACTGCAAGAGTGGCAGCAGAATGAAGACCCTTGGGAACAACATGCTAAATGGTTTCCAGG ATGCAAATACCTGCTACAAGAGAAGGGCCAAGAATTTGTAAACAGTGTTCAGTTAACGCCTTTACCGAGGGATTCCACG ATAGAAGCTTCTGAGAAGACATCACTACTTATAG ATGATGATCTCCTGCAAAACCAGTTGGTACAGGATGCCATGCGTATGGGTTTCAGTTTGTCTGAGATTAAGAACATTATGGAGAAGAAACTGCGGACATATGGAGAAAACTACACATCTGTTGAAGTTCTAGTTTCAGATATAATAAATGCTCAAAAAGAAAACGTACAAGAAGAAGTATCCAGTGAAAGCTCACTACCGAAag ATCTGAGTACTGAAGAGAAGTTAAGACGTTTACAGGAGGAAAAGATGTGTAAAATCTGTATGGATAAAGACATCTCAGTAGTTTTTATTCCCTGCGGCCATCTGGTTGCTTGTAAAGAATGTGCTGAAGCAGTTGATAAATGCCCTGTGTGTTGTATGGTtattacaaaaagacagaaaatatttatGTATTAG